A single Fusarium oxysporum Fo47 chromosome IV, complete sequence DNA region contains:
- a CDS encoding methylenetetrahydrofolate reductase-domain-containing protein translates to MHIKDMLNDAERSGQPSFSFEYFPPKTAQGVQNLYDRMDRMYNLGPKFIDITWGAGGRIAELTCEMVLQAQAVYGLETCMHLTCTDMGVEKVNDALLKAYKAGCTNILALRGDPPRAQDKWTAADGGFQYARDLVKHIRDTYGNHFDIGVAGYPEGSDDNKNEDELLDHLKEKVDMGASFIVTQMFYDADNFIRWVKRVRERGITIPILPGIMPIATYASFLRRANHMQAKIPQEWLDALEPVKNDDVAVRNIGKTLVANMCRKLLANGIHHLHFYTMNLAQATRMLLEELQWAPCAERPLQQALPWKQSKGLGRREEDVRPIFWRNRNKSYVIRTQDWDEFPNGRWGDSRSPAFGELDAYGIGLTGTNEANRKKWGEPKTIQDIAQLFVRYLQNEIESLPWSEAPLTTEADEIREELIELNKRGLLTVNSQPAVNGVKSSHPVHGWGPDNGYVYQKSYLELLVHPDVFDKMITRIENHPDLTYYAVTKDGELRSNVTSDGPNAVTWGVFPGKEIVQPTIVESISFLAWKDEAFRLGVDWAHCYDMSSPSRALLEGVMNDWYLVNIVNNDFHDNKTIFELLKGLEVKDLTTPATPLTESVGNGAVDTEPIANGTAATAVAN, encoded by the exons ATGCATATCAAGGACATGCTCAACGACGCCGAGAGGAGCGGCCAgccctccttctctttcGAGTACTTCCCTCCCAAGACCGCCCAAGGTGTTCAGAACCTTTACGACCGTATGGATCGCATGTATAACCTAGGTCCTAAGTTCATCGACATCACATGGGGTGCTGGTGGTAGAATTGCCGAGCTCACTTGCGAGATGGTACTCCAGGCTCAAGCTGTCTACGGCCTCGAAACTTGCATGCATCTGACCTGTACTGACAtgggtgttgagaaggtcaatgATGCCCTTCTTAAAGCGTACAAAGCTGGGTGCACCAACATCCTGGCCCTACGTGGTGACCCCCCCCGAGCTCAAGACAAGTGGACCGCTGCCGATGGAGGCTTCCAGTATGCCCGTGATCTCGTCAAACACATCCGCGATACCTACGGCAACCACTTCGACATCGGTGTTGCTGGTTATCCTGAGGGTTCCGACGACAACAAGAATGAGGACGAACTACTTGACCAtctcaaggagaaggttgaCATGGGCGCCAGTTTCATCGTCACACAGATGTTCTATGATGCTGATAACTTCATTCGCTGGGTGAAGCGTGTTCGTGAGCGTGGCATCACTATCCCTATCCTCCCCGGTATCATGCCCATCGCTACATATGCCAGCTTCCTTCGACGAGCAAACCATATGCAGGCCAAGATCCCTCAAGAATGGCTCGATGCACTTGAGCCTGTTAAGAACGACGATGTTGCTGTCAGAAACATCGGAAAGACCCTGGTTGCCAACATGTGCCGAAAGTTGCTCGCCAACGGGATTCACCACCTTCACTTCTATACTATGAACCTTGCCCAGGCTACACGCATGTTACTTGAGGAGCTCCAATGGGCTCCTTGCGCTGAGCGTCCTCTTCAACAGGCTCTCCCTTGGAAACAGTCCAAAGGACTTGGCCGCCGCGAGGAGGATGTTCGGCCCATCTTTTGGAGAAACCGCAACAAGTCTTATGTCATTCGCACACAGGATTGGGATGAGTTCCCTAACGGTCGATGGGGTGATTCTCGCTCTCCTGCTTTCGGAGAGTTGGATGCTTACGGCATTGGTTTGACTGGTACTAACGAGGCCAATCGCAAGAAATGGGGCGAGCCCAAGACCATTCAGGATATTGCTCAACTTTTCGTCCGATATCTCCAAAATGAGATCGAATCTCTGCCATGGAGTGAGGCACCTCTTACCACCGAGGCTGACGAGATTCGAGAGGAGCTTATTGAGCTGAACAAACGAGGATTGTTGACTGTGAACTCCCAGCCTGCTGTCAATGGTGTCAAGTCTTCTCACCCTGTCCACGGCTGGGGCCCTGACAACGGTTATGTCTACCAGAAGTCATACCTTGAGTTACTGGTGCACCCTGATGTCTTCGACAAGATGATCACTCGCATTGAGAACCACCCTGATCTGACCTACTACGCTGTGACTAAGGACGGCGAGCTCCGATCTAATGTGACATCTGATGGCCCCAACGCAGTGACATGGGGTGTCTTCCCTGGAAAGGAGATTGTGCAACCAACCATTGTCGAGAGCATCAGTTTCCTTGCATGGAAGGACGAGGCATTCCGACTGGGTGTCGATTGGGCTCACTGTTATGACATGAGCTCGCCTAGCCGAGCTCTGCTTGAGGGTGTCATGAATGACTGGTACCTCGTCAACATCG TGAACAACGATTTCCACGACAACAAAACCATCTTCGAGCTTCTGAAGGGCCTCGAGGTCAAGGACCTCACCACTCCTGCGACTCCTTTGACTGAGTCTGTAGGTAATGGCGCCGTAGATACCGAACCTATTGCCAACGGTACTGCAGCGACTGCAGTTGCGAACTAG
- a CDS encoding major facilitator superfamily domain-containing protein — MALSRPEPGPNASVEAFAQTGAEPSLDDSDDEDLRSAVGSGSDVYELHERNTGRGRHGSAIWDAEAAEDGDVDHPLVGERSRSPGSMASFQLYTPDEEQAVRRKFDRKLVLFVALLYMLSFVDRSNIGNARIAGMDEDLQSDPPRDEWYQWALTAFYITYIAFEWMSLLWKLIPAHIFVSMVVLTWGLMASLQAVATSYPMLIALRAVLGIGEAGFTGIPFYLSFFFKREELAFRTAIFISAVAAAPLATTFASTLAWLIVKFAEFGPIAPWRLLFIIEGFPSVIASVVAWNVIPDSPQTAPYLTKREKKVAHLRLRSEQSTATNNKPSSGLKGRDVLAIFRDPVAWITATMFFLTNMAYSSLPVFLPKILTEMGHDTITSQALSAPPYLAAFVIVLFTAHMSDRLRTRTVPLIFHALASSSGYAILALAKPLNLPNFIRYMAVYPAAIGFFNVVTLIITWSINNQASQSRQGGGFALLQLVGQCGPLVGTRLYPDRDAPYYAPGMSTCAIAMLLVSILAYALRFYLKYQNRKFDRAESERRQGGDEVEEEGLVGSGRRKSAAVVFRYML; from the exons ATGGCCCTATCGCGGCCCGAGCCTGGCCCCAATGCGTCGGTCGAAGCGTTTGCGCAAACCGGCGCTGAGCCCTCGCTCGATGAtagcgacgacgaagatCTTCGGTCGGCCGTTGGCAGTGGAAGTGATGTTTACGAGCTGCATGAGAGGAATACGGGTAGAGGTAGACACGGCAGCGCGATATGGGATGCCGAAGCTGCAGAGGATGGGGATGTAGACCATCCTCTCGTAGGAGAGCGCTCGCGAAGTCCTGGTTCTATGGCGAGTTTCCAGCTCTATACCCCTGATGAAGAACAAGCCGTGCGGAGGAAGTTCGATCGCAAGCTTGTCTTGTTCGTCGCTCTCCTTTACATGTTGAGCTTCGTCGACAGATCCA ATATCGGCAATGCTCGTATAGCTGGTATGGACGAAGATCTCCAGTCTGACCCGCCCCGCGATGAATGGTACCAATGGGCCCTCACGGCGTTTTACATTACTTACATTGCCTTTGAATGGATGTCGCTTCTGTGGAAGCTCATTCCGGCGCATATATTTGTGTCGATGGTGGTCCTGACATGGGGTCTCATGGCGTCCCTTCAGGCTGTCGCGACGTCTTATCCCATGTTGATTGCGCTGCGCGCTGTCCTTGGAATAGGAGAGGCTGGCTTCACGGGGATTCCATTTTActtgagtttcttcttcaaacgAGAGGAGCTTGCATTCCGGACTGCTATTTTCATATCTG CTGTCGCAGCGGCACCCTTGGCTACGACGTTTGCTTCAACGCTCGCCTGGCTCATTGTTAAGTTTGCTGAGTTTGGCCCTATTGCTCCCTGgcgtcttctctttatcatTGAGGGGTTCCCATCCGTCATCGCGTCTGTAGTAGCCTGGAACGTCATTCCTGACTCTCCACAGACAGCCCCTTACTTGACCAAGCGTGAGAAAAAGGTTGCCCATCTACGCCTTCGCAGCGAGCAGTCGACGGCCACAAACAATAAGCCTTCGTCTGGTCTCAAAGGTCGCGATGTTCTAGCAATATTTCGTGACCCTGTTGCGTGGATCACTGCAACCATGTTCTTCCTCACCAACATGGCGTACTCCTCTCTCCCCGTCTTCCTCCCCAAGATACTCACTGAGATGGGTCACGATACTATCACCTCTCAAGCTCTCAGTGCTCCCCCATACTTGGCGGCTTTTgtcatcgtcctcttcaCAGCGCACATGTCTGATCGTCTGCGCACACGCACCGTACCTCTAATATTCCACGCCCTCGCTTCATCAAGTGGCTACGCCATTCTGGCTTTGGCTAAACCCCTTAATCTTCCTAATTTCATCCGTTATATGGCCGTATATCCTGCCGCTATAGGCTTTTTCAATGTCGTCACTCTCATCATTACTTGGagcatcaacaaccaagCCAGCCAGAGCCGTCAAGGCGGTGGCTTtgctctcctccaactcgTTGGCCAGTGCGGACCGCTCGTGGGTACCAGATTGTATCCGGATCGAGATGCTCCCTATTATGCGCCTGGGATGAGCACATGTGCAATCGCTATGCTTCTGGTCTCCATACTAGCGTATGCTCTTCGCTTTTATCTCAAGTATCAAAATCGTAAATTCGACCGGGCTGAGAGTGAGCGTCGGCAGGGAGGTGAcgaggttgaggaagaaggcctCGTTGGCTCTGGGAGACGCAAATCAGCGGCTGTTGTCTTTCGATATATGTTATAA
- a CDS encoding uncharacterized protein (domain of unknown function-domain containing protein): MLTNRPRTRQRAYKKPPALDVPNIDEDAAERKRVLNVLAQRRYREKKRLDRLKTKSAGSNGSQNSEPQDETAPNSEYRVSKDDIYEIPTLQSNLEPTIPESNLSIPPTTDADILAGFDLNLTSWNPLGDPLQDLTFASILPDPNTVPEYLSEDNTRDDSVTNTHQDLSADFGGTDMTMFIDSSSLSSSPSSSEGQTFPDSYQLPLLQLTLLKAVMRIADRLNLKPDLWDLAGNSAFNTGTATPASLLPPSWQPTPSQVAIPHHPVFDLLPWPGVRERAIFILSLPDELRPPRAQGALAIVNFAYDVEDTAEGVRIYGDDPYDPGNWELGQVMFERWWFLFDNSIISTSNRWRRARGAPPLLLKCGSAGSSPTASTSSATTGGS, translated from the exons ATGTTGACGAATCGCCCTCGGACACGGCAACGAGCGTATAAGAAGCCACCTGCTCTTGATGTTCCCAacattgatgaagatgccgcGGAGAGGAAACGAGTTTTGAATGTTCTAGCACAGAGAAGATATC GTGAAAAGAAACGGCTAGATCGTCTTAAGACCAAGTCAGCTGGTAGCAATGGGTCTCAAAACTCCGAACCTCAGGACGAAACAGCTCCAAACTCCGAATACAGAGTATCAAAAGACGATATCTATGAAATTCCGACTCTGCAGAGCAATTTGGAACCCACAATTCCAGAATCCAACCTGTCAATCCCTCCCACGACAGATGCTGACATCTTGGCTGGGTTTGATCTCAATCTGACATCTTGGAACCCCCTCGGAGACCCCCTCCAAGATTTGACATTTGCGTCTATTCTTCCAGACCCAAATACAGTACCCGAATACTTATCCGAAGACAATACCAGGGACGATTCAGTAACAAATACTCATCAGGACTTGTCTGCAGATTTTGGCGGAACCGATATGACCATGTTTATTGATTCTTCATCACTCAGCTCTTCACCCTCGTCATCGGAAGGGCAGACGTTTCCTGATAGTTATCAACTACCTCTACTACAGCTTACACTTCTCAAGGCTGTTATGCGTATAGCAGACCGTCTGAACCTGAAGCCAGATCTTTGGGACTTGGCGGGCAACTCGGCATTCAACACAGGGACCGCAACTCCAGCATCTTTACTacctccatcatggcagcCTACTCCATCACAAGTTGCGATACCGCACCATCCAGTGTTTGACCTGCTGCCCTGGCCAGGTGTCAGAGAGCgcgccatcttcatcttgtcattGCCCGACGAGTTACGGCCACCACGAGCCCAGGGTGCACTGGCGATCGTCAACTTTGCCTATGATGTTGAGGATACGGCCGAGGGAGTTAGAATTTATGGTGACGATCCATATGATCCAGGTAACTGGGAGCTTGGGCAGGTTATGTTTGAAAGGTGGTGGTTTTTGTTTGACAATAGTATCATCAGCACGAGTAACCGCTGGCGAAGGGCAAGGGGAGCACCGCCGCTGCTATTAAAATGTGGAAGTGCTGGTTCGAGCCCGACTGCAAGTACATCATCTGCTACAACTGGAGGATCATGA